From a single Brassica napus cultivar Da-Ae chromosome C9, Da-Ae, whole genome shotgun sequence genomic region:
- the LOC106347637 gene encoding sorbitol dehydrogenase isoform X1, with translation MLAKKTTSLISPTLSSASFATTQTHSTLTATTLIFLIAFTLTRCFEQRRVMGKGGMSQGEGSKVEEENMAAWLVGLNTLKIQPFPLPTLGPHDVRVRMKAVGICGSDVHYLKTMRCADFIVKEPMVIGHECAGIIEEVGEGVKHLVVGDRVALEPGISCWRCNLCKEGRYNLCPEMKFFATPPVHGSLANQVVHPADLCFKLPENVSLEEGAMCEPLSVGVHACRRAEVGPETNVLVMGAGPIGLVTMLAARAFGVPKIVIVDVDDNRLSVAKRLGADGIVKVTTSLEDVGSEVEQIKKAIGSNIDVTFDCAGFNKTMSTALAATRCGGKVCLVGMGHGIMTVPLTPAAAREVDVVGVFRYKNTWPLCLEFLTSGKIDVKPLITHRFGFSQKEVEDAFETSARGSNAIKVMFNL, from the exons ATGTTGGCAAAGAAGACCACAAGTCTCATTTCACCGACTTTGTCAAGCGCGAGTTTCGCAACAACTCAAACTCACTCCACCTTGACCGCAACTACACTTATCTTCTTAATAGCATTCACTCTCACaag GTGCTTTGAGCAGAGAAGAGTTATGGGAAAAGGAGGAATGTCTCAGGGAGAAGGCTCAAAGGTGGAAGAAGAGAACATGGCTGCTTGGTTGGTTGGTCTCAACACTCTCAAGATCCAACCTTTTCCTCTTCCTACCCTTG GTCCTCATGATGTGAGAGTTAGGATGAAGGCTGTTGGAATTTGTGGAAGTGATGTTCATTACCTCAAG ACCATGAGATGTGCGGATTTCATTGTGAAAGAACCGATGGTGATTGGACATGAATGTGCCGGGATCATTGAAGAGGTAGGTGAAGGAGTGAAACATCTAGTGGTCGGTGACCGAGTGGCTCTTGAACCTGGGATTAGCTGCTGGAGATGCAACCTCTGCAAGGAAGGAAGATACAATCTTTGTCCTGAGATGAAGTTCTTTGCAACCCCACCGGTTCATGGCTCTCTAGCTAACCAAGTGGTTCACCCTGCGGATCTGTGCTTCAAACTGCCTGAGAATGTGAGTCTGGAGGAAGGAGCAATGTGTGAGCCACTAAGTGTTGGTGTGCATGCTTGTCGCCGAGCGGAGGTTGGTCCTGAGACAAACGTGTTGGTAATGGGAGCCGGACCTATTGGACTTGTCACCATGTTGGCTGCTCGTGCTTTTGGTGTGCCAAAGATTGTGATTGTGGATGTTGATGATAACCGTTTATCCGTAGCCAAACGGCTAGGCGCAGATGGGATTGTTAAAGTGACAACAAGCTTAGAG GATGTTGGTTCTGAGGTTGAACAAATTAAGAAAGCTATTGGGTCAAACATCGATGTGACATTTGATTGTGCGGGTTTCAACAAAACCATGTCGACAGCATTAGCAGCCACTCGATGTGGCGGTAAAGTCTGCCTTGTCGGAATGGGTCACGGTATAATGACTGTCCCTCTCACTCCTGCAGCTGCAAG GGAGGTAGATGTGGTGGGTGTGTTCAGGTACAAGAACACATGGCCTTTATGTCTCGAGTTCCTTACAAGTGGTAAGATTGATGTGAAGCCACTCATAACCCACAGATTTGGTTTCTCTCAGAAGGAAGTGGAAGATGCCTTTGAAACCAGTGCTCGTGGAAGCAATGCTATTAAAGTTATGTTCAATCtctga
- the LOC106347637 gene encoding sorbitol dehydrogenase isoform X2, giving the protein MCFEQRRVMGKGGMSQGEGSKVEEENMAAWLVGLNTLKIQPFPLPTLGPHDVRVRMKAVGICGSDVHYLKTMRCADFIVKEPMVIGHECAGIIEEVGEGVKHLVVGDRVALEPGISCWRCNLCKEGRYNLCPEMKFFATPPVHGSLANQVVHPADLCFKLPENVSLEEGAMCEPLSVGVHACRRAEVGPETNVLVMGAGPIGLVTMLAARAFGVPKIVIVDVDDNRLSVAKRLGADGIVKVTTSLEDVGSEVEQIKKAIGSNIDVTFDCAGFNKTMSTALAATRCGGKVCLVGMGHGIMTVPLTPAAAREVDVVGVFRYKNTWPLCLEFLTSGKIDVKPLITHRFGFSQKEVEDAFETSARGSNAIKVMFNL; this is encoded by the exons at GTGCTTTGAGCAGAGAAGAGTTATGGGAAAAGGAGGAATGTCTCAGGGAGAAGGCTCAAAGGTGGAAGAAGAGAACATGGCTGCTTGGTTGGTTGGTCTCAACACTCTCAAGATCCAACCTTTTCCTCTTCCTACCCTTG GTCCTCATGATGTGAGAGTTAGGATGAAGGCTGTTGGAATTTGTGGAAGTGATGTTCATTACCTCAAG ACCATGAGATGTGCGGATTTCATTGTGAAAGAACCGATGGTGATTGGACATGAATGTGCCGGGATCATTGAAGAGGTAGGTGAAGGAGTGAAACATCTAGTGGTCGGTGACCGAGTGGCTCTTGAACCTGGGATTAGCTGCTGGAGATGCAACCTCTGCAAGGAAGGAAGATACAATCTTTGTCCTGAGATGAAGTTCTTTGCAACCCCACCGGTTCATGGCTCTCTAGCTAACCAAGTGGTTCACCCTGCGGATCTGTGCTTCAAACTGCCTGAGAATGTGAGTCTGGAGGAAGGAGCAATGTGTGAGCCACTAAGTGTTGGTGTGCATGCTTGTCGCCGAGCGGAGGTTGGTCCTGAGACAAACGTGTTGGTAATGGGAGCCGGACCTATTGGACTTGTCACCATGTTGGCTGCTCGTGCTTTTGGTGTGCCAAAGATTGTGATTGTGGATGTTGATGATAACCGTTTATCCGTAGCCAAACGGCTAGGCGCAGATGGGATTGTTAAAGTGACAACAAGCTTAGAG GATGTTGGTTCTGAGGTTGAACAAATTAAGAAAGCTATTGGGTCAAACATCGATGTGACATTTGATTGTGCGGGTTTCAACAAAACCATGTCGACAGCATTAGCAGCCACTCGATGTGGCGGTAAAGTCTGCCTTGTCGGAATGGGTCACGGTATAATGACTGTCCCTCTCACTCCTGCAGCTGCAAG GGAGGTAGATGTGGTGGGTGTGTTCAGGTACAAGAACACATGGCCTTTATGTCTCGAGTTCCTTACAAGTGGTAAGATTGATGTGAAGCCACTCATAACCCACAGATTTGGTTTCTCTCAGAAGGAAGTGGAAGATGCCTTTGAAACCAGTGCTCGTGGAAGCAATGCTATTAAAGTTATGTTCAATCtctga
- the LOC106347637 gene encoding sorbitol dehydrogenase isoform X3, producing MGKGGMSQGEGSKVEEENMAAWLVGLNTLKIQPFPLPTLGPHDVRVRMKAVGICGSDVHYLKTMRCADFIVKEPMVIGHECAGIIEEVGEGVKHLVVGDRVALEPGISCWRCNLCKEGRYNLCPEMKFFATPPVHGSLANQVVHPADLCFKLPENVSLEEGAMCEPLSVGVHACRRAEVGPETNVLVMGAGPIGLVTMLAARAFGVPKIVIVDVDDNRLSVAKRLGADGIVKVTTSLEDVGSEVEQIKKAIGSNIDVTFDCAGFNKTMSTALAATRCGGKVCLVGMGHGIMTVPLTPAAAREVDVVGVFRYKNTWPLCLEFLTSGKIDVKPLITHRFGFSQKEVEDAFETSARGSNAIKVMFNL from the exons ATGGGAAAAGGAGGAATGTCTCAGGGAGAAGGCTCAAAGGTGGAAGAAGAGAACATGGCTGCTTGGTTGGTTGGTCTCAACACTCTCAAGATCCAACCTTTTCCTCTTCCTACCCTTG GTCCTCATGATGTGAGAGTTAGGATGAAGGCTGTTGGAATTTGTGGAAGTGATGTTCATTACCTCAAG ACCATGAGATGTGCGGATTTCATTGTGAAAGAACCGATGGTGATTGGACATGAATGTGCCGGGATCATTGAAGAGGTAGGTGAAGGAGTGAAACATCTAGTGGTCGGTGACCGAGTGGCTCTTGAACCTGGGATTAGCTGCTGGAGATGCAACCTCTGCAAGGAAGGAAGATACAATCTTTGTCCTGAGATGAAGTTCTTTGCAACCCCACCGGTTCATGGCTCTCTAGCTAACCAAGTGGTTCACCCTGCGGATCTGTGCTTCAAACTGCCTGAGAATGTGAGTCTGGAGGAAGGAGCAATGTGTGAGCCACTAAGTGTTGGTGTGCATGCTTGTCGCCGAGCGGAGGTTGGTCCTGAGACAAACGTGTTGGTAATGGGAGCCGGACCTATTGGACTTGTCACCATGTTGGCTGCTCGTGCTTTTGGTGTGCCAAAGATTGTGATTGTGGATGTTGATGATAACCGTTTATCCGTAGCCAAACGGCTAGGCGCAGATGGGATTGTTAAAGTGACAACAAGCTTAGAG GATGTTGGTTCTGAGGTTGAACAAATTAAGAAAGCTATTGGGTCAAACATCGATGTGACATTTGATTGTGCGGGTTTCAACAAAACCATGTCGACAGCATTAGCAGCCACTCGATGTGGCGGTAAAGTCTGCCTTGTCGGAATGGGTCACGGTATAATGACTGTCCCTCTCACTCCTGCAGCTGCAAG GGAGGTAGATGTGGTGGGTGTGTTCAGGTACAAGAACACATGGCCTTTATGTCTCGAGTTCCTTACAAGTGGTAAGATTGATGTGAAGCCACTCATAACCCACAGATTTGGTTTCTCTCAGAAGGAAGTGGAAGATGCCTTTGAAACCAGTGCTCGTGGAAGCAATGCTATTAAAGTTATGTTCAATCtctga